In the Channa argus isolate prfri chromosome 6, Channa argus male v1.0, whole genome shotgun sequence genome, TTACTATACTTTAAATGCTTTCTTCCCTAATCGCATCTGAAATGAGTCATCTGCATGCGATCTTTTCAAACATTCGTGTGAGCATGTGCATTAAAAGCTGACATGGCAGACACTCTGTCTCCTTCCTACTGACAGTGCAAAAGTGCAAGGGACTAGAATGCAGATACATTGTTACCAAGTGTggttataaaaagaaaactgggaAACAATATGTCTGCCTTTGCCTCACAATGAACAGGAAAGATGAGCAAACTCAACAAATGGAGTTCAAAGAAGaacaacacagcacacacaaggGATCTGATATcactacaaaagaaaaatggctaTTTGTGTTTGCCTGGAGTTCACCTTTCTATAGGTACCAATAACACAGTATCAAACCGTTTCTGTTTCCGTACAAACCCTAATGTGGTATTCAGTACTCATGACCAGGCGCGACCTTTAAATGTGAGACATGGCCTCAGTGACAAGGACCAGGATGGAGAAGCAAACTTCTGTAGTGAGGAAGAACGGGTAATCTTTTCCATTAACCGTTAGTTCAAAATGCCATTTGGCACTTTTGTAGCCGAACGGTTACAGCACGTGCAACAGGACCACAACATCTCCCTGTCAACTGTGTAACAAAGGCTGTCgtgcaacaaaaaaatgatCTTGGAAACAAAGAAATCAGTTCAGTGGATAAGCTGTAATTTGGTTGATATGGCACCAAATATACATctttcaaaaaagcaaaaatattaaacaggaaaagctaaaggtaagaaaaaaaaaagcaaaagagattGAAAGATTGTTAGAGCAAAACAATCAAAAGTAGCACTAGTTGACATTTTGAACTTTGGAGTATGGGAGTTCTCTGTACCTGATTTTCAGCAGAGCTTTGTGGACATGAATACACTTCCCATCAACTAGAAACTTCAGGTCTGAAATCTCTGGGCTGTCAAACTCTTTCTTCAATGACTGGGCCACGGTCAGGTAGTCGTCGCCATctaacaaaaatgcaaaagcacaaaatgtttgCCGTCAATCAGGGCCTGGATATGTGCAAAATTATTAGTTATGTCTACATCTAAGAACTGCTGAATGTCTCTGTAAAGACAGATCACAccattgtattattttattaaaatcttcTGACTCTTCTAGGGAATGGGAGATTAATATGGAATCACTATTTGTTCTTCAAAACAAACGAGAAAAGGGTTATTAATTAAACAGATTTGTCACAGGGAAGGAATTACCTTTACAAGAACAAagaccaaaaagaaacaagaccTTTAAGTTACATTTCACTGTATGATATGGAGAGGAAAcgtttcctgtttttctttttcataaacCAGGTATTTTCGCTTGACAGAGATGTCATCACAGCACAGGGTTACCTCGCACAATTCACTTGGAAATAGGACAATGTAAATAacgttacacacacacacgacataAAAAGTATCTGGGACTGAATTCATGGGGCAGTTCTTCAGTTTTAGACATCTTTATATTACTACATCCTTCTTACCCACTGACAGGAGATGCCACGTGACTGCAGGTGTAGCAAAACAGGCAAACACATCGTCTGTGCTGCTGAAATGGGTGAGGTAGGGGCTGGCCACGGCCTGACCTCGGCACTGACCCCACATCAGAATCTGCCCGCTCTGGGTCTTGGAAGCTGACGTGTGGCTGGTGTGACACGCAGCCACTTCCACCATCCTAGTGACAAAAGCAGAAGTGCAACCGTCGAGCAATACAAATGAATGGCTTTCGTATGGAGGCTACAGGTTACAATATGTGTAATATGGTAGTAAACGTGCAGAGAGGGCATTTTGTTTAATACTCTATTATTCTATTATAATTGGATTGTATTGGATAATTGGGTATTCTGCCACGTCACTGCtaatttacattacaaaaaaagtaCTTACCTGTCCTTGTCCGTGTTTATTAGGGTGGGAAGAGCTTGGTTACTCTTACTGCCTGTTCCCAACTGCCCGTATGAGTTGGCTCCCCAGGCATAAATAAACCCTTCATCTGTAAGTGCCAACGTATGTGCGTATCCACAGGCAACCTGTGTATGGACAGAAGACCAAACTATCCTCACAATGATGCTACTAAAATAAAGTTTCACCAGCAATGTGTAACAGCAAAGAGTGTAACTAATGTTACATAATTTGTTAAGACACAAGCGTTCACAAAAGCACTGCACACAGATACATTTAAACTGGTCTGGGAGTGAAACTGTGGTCAACTTGCTGCAAACCCAGACATCATAGATGTCACATTTCAGCAGTTCAGTTGTGTTCTGTGCTTTCACGGAGTGAAACTGCTCGAACCTTTCAGTGGGGTCAAACTGGGACAAATCCTATAGAAATAAATTCTCCAAAGAAGAATTATCAACCGTTTTGCTCTTACCTGGATAATATTGACACCTTGAAGAGCAGCGATCCTGCATGGGGTCTGCTGATTTCCATTGTTGCCCAACCCTAGCTGTCCATTGCAATTGTAGCCCCAGCCGTAGACCTACAGACACAGGACAAATAACAAGTTATCAGTGGAGGAGGATTTTCTTTAGGTTTAGGCCTCACTGTGTTTAGCTTCTATAAGCTTTTATctgcatacatttaaaacacattttctctcagttgtttttttagctCATCTTTTATCTTATTGTACTTTTTCCTTAAATGTCCtctctgaaaaaagaaatgtacatCCTGTGAAAAGTGAGTATTTACTGTGTGAAGAACATGGCCTCCTACTCTAGGATGCAGTGGAAACTACCTGCTCCTTCTGTATAGTTTGGAAAAATAAGTCAAATGTGATTAGGCATGTCTCTAAATGTGATGTTAGTCCATTAAAATTGTTAAGGGCTGTTACCTGCCAAAAAGTGAACCCATGTACGTACTTATTCACATTTAACGTCTTGCATATTGATGCGATGCACTACCTCTCCATTATCCAGTACAGCCATAGAGCAGAGCTGACCACAGGCTATGTTCACCACCACTTTGTTCTGCAGGCAGCTGCTGACCCGGCGTGGTGTCGGCTGGTTGGCAGTAGACCCAGAACCTACTTGGCCTGAATTGTTGTAACCCCATGCATAGACCTGAACACAGATATAAACTGTTCACTGTACAATTACTTAGACAGAAAGCggcaaaagaaaagacacagctGAGGATTAGTTACCTCTCCATCAGTTGTGAGGGCAATGGTATGGTGGGATCCACAGGCCACCTCTGTCACTCTCTTACTAAGGAGGTTGGTGGAAACCAGGGCAGGGGTCAGTCCATGATTGGTGGTCCCATTGCCCAGCTGGCTGTAGCCATTGTGTCCCCAAGCAAATACCTCCCCATCTACACAGCAGAAAGCAAACTTTTACTCATGTTGTCACAGTGgttaatattttatcaaaagATAAGAAGATGTCGACTtcacaaaatatataacaaagGCTCAGCACTGCTAATGCCAGAAATCACGAGGATTGGaaattttgtttaaagcaaACTGGAAACAGAGAATGAGGGAGAGAAACTAAACTGAAACTGAACAGTCTTTTCAGGTTATTTAATTATGGTTACTctgtaaaccaaaaaaaaaaaaaaaagtgtctaaagagtttaaaaaagtccctacattttacaatgttcaTTCATATTTCAATATGAACAAATCAATATCcctctaacaaaaaaaaaaaaaaaaaaaaacacaagataaaattattttgaaattgccCCACAACATTTACACTGACTGGGCCCCTTAAGgtgcattttaaatacaatttgtttttttatgagaaCAAGTTTAAGGCAGGTAGTTCTGTAACTGTGGCTTCATAACTGATCTTTTATTTATCTGAAACAATATGTTCAAAGTACTGTGTATCAATTAAAGATGTGatcttaaataataataataaacatttctgaACATTTGGATGTTTTACGCATTAAAGGAAGTGGGTATGTCGGAAAAACATTTTCGGTATCATTGACACAGCATCTTTATGAAACCAGCTTCAAGGCATTTGCATGCCTCATCTTGTTCGTCCAGAATAATGTTTCTCTGCCCCCATATGAAATTTTCCCTTGGGgacaaataaaggttttcaGAGCAGTATTACCTGCAGTGGCGATAACCACATGCGGTCCTGTTCCATAGCTTAAGGACACAATCTTCTTTCCACACAACACATCAATCCTACGAGGCTCAATAGTGCTTTGAAGATCTCCAAGGCCTAAGCAGCCGCTGCAGTTGGTACCCAGAGCAAAGACCTGCAAACACCAAACATCAAGGCTCAAACGGTTCCAATACTAATGAATTATGCATAAATATAGCTCTCCAGTGTTTATGTGCTGACACCTTATTAAATTTCAAACAACTAAAGTGACATCTAGTTGATCGTACAAATgctaaaactgttttattttgacatgcTGTGTAGAGACCCTAGAGGAAAATAATTATCAGCATTAATTAACAAGATTCTAACAAGGTTTAAAAGAGTTGAATTGTACAAGATTAAATTACTAAAGCGTGCATGGCAGGTTGAATGTGAAGTGCGTACTCCAATATTATATTATCCAATATAAAACGCCCAAAATACTGTTTTTCCAATACAGCTGACAATTTCCAAACATAAACCGTTTTGACCACAAGAACAAATAAACAGGCAAGCGTGGACAGACGCGGTTTACAACTTTCCACAGGATAAAAATGGAGCTCGCTGGGGTATTAGGCCCATGTGGCTAAAGATAGTCTCATCCTATCTGCTTATCCCTCTGCCTGCAACATAGAGTAAGCAACCTGCAGCATTTTTCCATCCACTTCTAATTGTAAAaccaacagaaaaataatgatCTAACAAATATTAAGTCCCCCAGCACATCTTAAGGTAAAAGAAACAGGATGAACCAAAGCCTGAAGCCAAAGTGTTACCTCATCATCAACTGTGACATAGAGGGCTTCATTTGCAGCACTGCCAAACACACAAGCCTGCCGGATAAGCCGTAGTTCCTCAGGAGGAAGAAGTGCAAACACGGGCCACTTCCCCACGTCAAGCATACTATTCAGCTGTGAAAAGATGGGaacacacagttaaacacaTGTGAATAAGGACAATCGCATTTTTAAAGTGTATATAAAAAGGCACAAAGTGTGGGGAAAAAGCCTCCCTTGATTCAAAAGCTGCAAGAACAACTGTGTTATTCATGAGACTTACTTTACCATATGCATGTTCCATCACCTAAGCATTATAATGTGGTCATTCTTTACAAAAATTGCatacaaatgttacatttgagCAGGTATAGACTGAGGTAATGTTACAAGCCAGTCCTAGCGTTGATTGCCTGTAAATaactgtaactttttttaagtccagttttcttttttttaagatgtccAGTCTTTATCACCAAATGCACAAAGTCCAGGTCCTCTTATCGCTACATTTGTCTATGTCCGTATCTAAAGCCTGGGGGTTTGAAATGCGACCACAAACATTACTTAGCAACTTCTGAGCTGAATTTCCCGCATCAGGGACGTTGGACTTAACATCGCGTGGTTTTGGGAAAACTGCAGCGACTGTCTGATCGACCAATAGCATAAACGCACTTAGCATGAACTCAAGACTTTTTTTAAACGCCACCCTCtctaaacacatgcaaatattatCGGACGCTCGACACTTTAAATGcgcaaagagaaaacaaacgaGCCGAGCAACAAACAGGATAATCTTGTGACATGTGCAGGCTGTGTTTACAAGCTAACAGCATTAAAGTGGCTACAAGCATCGTTGGTATCGCCCAGTAGCGTTAGCCATTTGCTAAAACAGTGCTGGAGAACAAGAAAACCATTAGCGCTAAGCTAAATGGTTTAAGTTGCGTTGCTGCAAGCAGGGAGAAACGTTAGATCATGGATCCAACCACTGTTAGTAGTTAccgtgttgttgttgttgttctagCTAGTTTCGCCCGCGATGTTGTTCTCTGGACGACAGTGACACGGAAAAGTGTCAGCCAACATATTTGGCGAATTCCAACCTGCTAACTGATTGATTGCTGCGGTCCGCTATACTACAGCCTTCCCTTAGTTGCTATGGTGCCACTTTGATGTAGTTAGTAAGTGTTGATCGCCACACCGAcgagtggaagaaaaaaaaaacaaaaacgcaccaccactgtgtgttttttttacttcctgtaGTTACATGGTGCGTTCATGGAAACCGGAGCTGGAAACGTTTAACTTGGTTTGCTTTTCtggcaatatttattttttaccatttaccattaaccaTTAACTTACCcaataaagcaaaaagaaaaaaaaaacatgacaggtTTTAGGAAAACTAGAGAATTGCAGTGCGTCATACGTCTTAGATACAATACATAATATGTTATTTGAAGTATTATCATTGTATTAAAACAGCTACACGTTACATATGTATAGTGTGTCTTTCCTTAGAAGTGTCTGATTAGATTTTCATGCCTTAttacccctaacagcccattcccctccccagctgtgcagtgccggtccaagtccggtagaaattggggagggttgcgtcaggaagggcataaaaactgtgccaaatcaacatgcggacaatgatccgctgtggcgaccctgaactcacgggataagctgaaaggacaaaaacaaacaaacaaacaaaaaaatttacttACTGACGTCGTTTTGCTCTTAGCTTTAGTTGGGTGAAATTGAAACACGTACAGTTCAATATTCTTGGCAGGTTTCTTGACCTTTAATACTTATTCATATGCCTGTAGGCTCTCTGGAAACTGCAgagagaacaacaaaaacaaatcaaaaaatggGGAAGACATATTCCTGTCTAAGTGTCAACAGTCCTGCATAAATAACTCTACATctctttcagtttctttttcagaggactagtctttttaaaaacccaCTGACTAATGTGGCAGACACgacataatgttttttaatgaagtCCAGCAGGCGGCGCTATGGAGACCCTAGCCAGCGCACGCCAAAGCATGACACGTCACACTTGCTTGGCTTCGCTCATCTGACACGATCacttttgtttgaaaacaaTGTGTGCATCAGGAAATAATATGCAAGGCAAAGGTTTACTTGACTaaattgcctgtgtgtgttagGGTTTATTTCTCTGCAGCTTATCATGAAACGCAAAAGGGTCCATATAAAGAAATGCTTAAAGTGTATTAGTTTATCTTGCCTAAATGTAGATGCTGTTATAGTGAAATGtgactttatattttttaattgtataatGAAAGATATTATAAGATAAAtagcaaattaaatatttatgaagtCATGTGGAATACGTTTACATTAgttttattcacattcacaacgATCAATGTATGAGCAGCCCAACGCGATATCATGTTTTTAAGGTGGATTGGCGCTTTCCAACAAGAAGCTAAGCAAAAGGCTTGTTTTAGAAATTGGCAATTTACTATTTAGGTGAATAGAAATGGCTTTCGGTACAACACACCGTGCACACACCTTTCTCTGTGACTGCCTCTGAGGGCGAACTGATTACAGACACGTCAACGTTAAGTTCTTCCTTAAACTCGTAAAAATGTAGGAAGGCACATGAGTCATTATTACAGGTACCGGATACTGACCACGTCCACAATAAgaactaaaattaaaacaatagaTGATATAAATGTTTCTCCTCGATAGCTTGGAATTTGGGATTCGTCACGGTTAGCGGTAATACGCATGCGCACAGCCTGTAACTAAGTGATGGCGAAATTCCTGCTTATTATGCGAGGAGCAGGGTTGGATGGAAAGTTATCTCGGTAAAATTGGGCATTGGGCTACCACTGTCGATGCTTGGCATCGCTACTTCACCCTCTAGCTTATTCGATCTGTTTTAGGTGTAGTTGGTACGAGAGATCAGCGTTTATATTACGAGAAAAGCACATCTTCATCTTGCTAACAGTTAGCCAGGTAGCATTAggtagctaacgttagcatgcCACATTTTGCCTTGTCTTGTGTTAATCTAGGTAGCTAGCAAGTTTTACATCTCAGGTGTTACAGAACGTAGCTGGTCAACGGAGCTTGCTGAAGTTTAACCGTTCGGGAAGAGCTGCGGAGGAATCGCTACTGTGCATCGACGTGTAAAGTCGAGAGTTCTGCTGCTGTGCCGACTGTCTGAGTGAGTAACGTTAACTGCGCTGTTGGTAACAAGTCAGTCGTCTGTTCGTTTTAACTGGACTCCAAGTAAATATTGTCTGTTGTTAATTAGTTGACACCATCTTTTTAACCAGCTAACGTTACAACACAAcgctgcgcacacacactcacacacacacctgcagccaAACTAAAGTAAACAATTGTCTTGGCTGCCAGGTCGCTAACCTAGTTAACGTAGCTAAGGCAAATAAGCCAAGTAACATTAGCTGTGAACACGGCCTTTAGTATTAACTGTGTGGCATGTTAGAAATAGGTGAACTCATATTAAGGGTTGACAGACCAGGTCACAGAAGTGTTTGCCATGAAGACAGATAGAGACTCAGCTGAGTGGGCAACGATGAGGCTAAATCAGACCCAGAAGGTGGCAAGACAGCTGTTACACCATGTACCGCTGGCTGCCATAGGAACATTTCTCCAGGTTTTCCAGCAAAACTGCCACACGAAGAACATgatcattttcagtatttacaaGCTGctaaccattttttttaaaacaacttccCCACACACTTGTAGACGCGTTTTTCTCTGtcagcatgtttttctttatacttTTGTTCAGTTCTTAACAATGAGTAATGAGCAGAAATGTTGTCGGGTTAGATTTGCCTTCTATTATTCTGCACCGGCAAGGTGTTTCCCTGTTTCTCAAAACTGTAACtgaaaaacagctgctatgTCCTTATCAACTGCTCGCTTAGCCATAGTCAAATATGATATCTAGTCATGGCAACAACAGATGTTACCACATTTTCAATATAGAAGTATTGTTTCTGCAACAGGAAAGGCTGTGCACAGGCTAATGATAATGCAACCGCACTGGAAATTTAACATCAGAGTCAGCTGGTGTTCATAGGTTTTAATCGGGACGTTATTTGTGGTTATTTATTGGCCATTTTTGTACATGTATAATTCTTTCATAGAGAAGAAAGGTGTAATTTTCAGTGTCATAAAATGCCAGAGCGGACACTTAAGCCGCCTCTGTATGTAGCTCAAAGTGTTAAGTAACTTGATGTTATCTCTAGTTTCAAACTAAgcatctttgtgtgtgagatCAGAAATCCACTTTACCAAGAATATAAGTATGGTCTGGGGCAAATGTAAAGAAGAGAAGCATCAGTTttcaccccctcccccccattTGCAGTGTGTTCTGGACAAATAATTATCCAATTGAAAATTATGGCATCTTAGAGTAATGTGCCAAGTAATTGCATCGACTGATTCTGAAGCTCAATAATCGCTGAAAGATCTTGTCATCATCTGAAGCCAGCTGGTACAACGAACCTAAGCTCATATCAGTGCTGCACTGTTTCAAAATGTCCCTCGAATCCAGTTCATTGACCATCACACTGTAAACTGACTTTGCTGTTTAAGCTTAAAGAGGGGGCGGGGTGAAGGCTATCAGATAAGCCAGATCACTGTGGTTTAGGTGCGCCTGCGCTAGATTGTAATTAGGTTCAAGGACACGTGTTACATTTCCCTCACTAGCCGCTGACAGGCATCATACACAATACAATCTGCCCCCTGATTTCTACTAAACCTTTTCTTTTCACCTTGAGACATCAAGGAAAAGTACTTTGTTTTGTAGGAAATTAGATGCAATAGATAAAACATTTACTCtctcttcatttaaaaaacaacaatcatttTACCCAAGAGTGGGTAAAATATGTACATTGTGTACAGGACATGTCATTTAAGAAATCAGCCTTTGAAGGAAGTGAGCGTTCTTGTAGAGATTGAAAAGTTGCATATCAGTAATTGATATCATTTAAATTCgttcttctttttattcttaTAATAGTTTGCTATTAGACTTCATAGACTCCCACAATGGCACAAATGTGTTTCCAGTTTGCCAAATTTAAACTTATATCTTCCAAACACTCTGATCAATCTTTTCTTTGGGCTATGATTGGGCCTGTTTAGCATGAATGTATTAGCTGGACCTAACCTGGCTGTCTATAACTGGCTGGGCAAAATAGTCGATGTGATTGGAAATGAATTATGATGTATGtcaaattttcacttttttgcatTTGGAGATTATTTGCTTCACGCCTGATCTCTTCTATACTAACGAAGGCAGAATTATAAAccacaaaatgtactttaatatCATAAAATGATTGTCAGCCTGTCAtgtggtttttgtttaaaaaaagttttcatcatATACAATTATTAGATATTTCATAATGATTCCTAATTTTGCAGTAATCAGTACATGTCCACATCCATCCACGCTTTATACAGCCATACCTTCaccatttattctttttatagTAATTACTCTGTTTTCATGTGTAATTATACACATATTGTCTAGGTAATACAGTAGGTGTGATGGCCCAtaaatatcacattttcacaatacacaacattttacaaaataacatttttaattaacgGACAGGTAGAGACAGCATTGCTTTCTCTTGATTGGACAGAACCAAATTTATTCAAGATCAGAATCATTCTGAAGTGCTGTAAggatgacattttcttttgtaggCCAACCCAGATGTTGGCATCTTCCTGGTTCCCTTGACCAAAACCCAATGGGATTTTTCTATTGGCATTTAAATTATCTTGAAAAATATGATTTGTGATAAACAgaatttaattttgtgttttgttcattttatctGAACTCTTGAACTTAAAGACAATCAGcacaaataaaaagctgttggtaggcaataaataaattacaccaCAGTCCTATGTCTCGTTTTGGACGTGCCACCGTAAAAAGCATTCCCATGACAACACAATACAAATCCAATTGGGATCATCTCCTTGCTCAAAGATGACTTTATCTAGGAAAAAAATTTCCAATCCGGCAGGAGAGTATGTCGTCTCAAAAAATTGTATAGTttcaaaaatgataaatacCCCATCTTCCATTAATCATTAACCAGTAAATTAAAGGAAGGTAAGAATGGGAAACAGCTCAGTGGTTCAGTAGGGAAATGGGATAAGATTTTAAAAGATTCACAATCCTTTCTTACAAGTACAAAATGTGGGCTAATCGAGCTTAATGTCTTAAACCTATTATTCGCTGTCTAAATCGCAAAAATTAGACCTTATGATATCCTTTTAATTATCCAAGACACACAAAATGGGATACAGAGGAAACGGGATATTTGATTCTTATTGAAGCTGTGAGAAATGTATTGGCCAACAGTGGAGTAATGCATAACATAGAGATATTAAGCTGGACCCGCGTGTGACTCTCTTCGGCCTTTGAGATGTGGCATTTTGTTGAAGCTTAGATCCGTTTCAGGGGAAAAATGGTTTTGCTCACAGCGagtcagaaatgtaatttattacggaggaagtaaatgtaaatgtaaacaagcaAATCAGCTCcgttcacttgtaagttgctttggataaaagcgtctgctaaatgactaaatgaagtGGGATTCTCCCAACACAACAACAGTAATGATGCAAtgagctgtgtttctgtgtttcactTGAGTCATGATTGAAGGTAAGcgaaggaaaaacaagaaatgaaatgtattattaataaaaccatGTGTTTCAGAGCAGCTTCAGAAAAGAGCCTGTAAGTTGGGATCAGGATCAGATGAAGAAATGCGGCAACTCAAACAAAAGCCCTGTACAATTCTGCAACAAAATCCTGTGGATAGTTGAGACAAAGATCGGTTTACACCTGAACAGATTAAGACAAAGCTGAAAGGGGACAAAGCCCCCTTTGCAGGACCAGGATCTAAGCATAGTGGTAGAAAAGGCCTGGCAGAGCAtcacttgggggggggggggggggggggaacttGGCATCCAATGAGGTCTATGGGTTCCAGACTTAAAGGAGGCATTGACTCCAATGGATTTGCAACCAAGTATTAAAACTAACAGTTTAATTTATGGATAAGTTGGTTTATCTGCTTACTGTTGAGGCCCTAAATTTAGGTGGCAGTGTGACATATTAAAGCTGAGGGTCTTGAAGCACTTCTTGATTGATTGTTTGATTTCAAATTAATTGCGGTAGCGTTACGGAGccaaaattatgaaaattgtCTGTGTCACTGCCCAAACACTTGTGGACCTGAGTGTACTAATAGTTCTCTGCACGGGTCTAATGACTTGCTGGACAATGATGGCACAAATCTTTTTTGTATGCCTGTTTCTTGCAGGAGTACTCTTCAGTGGTGTGAATGAGGGAGACATGGCAGACCACACCCCACCTCTGGAGTCCGGCCAGCTTCACAGCCCTGAACTCCAAATTCTAACCTCACCACCAACCCCAACCATGGTTAATGGGGATGGCCCCCAGCAGGTACACTTGAATGCCTTGGGTTTATGTTACTGTGCTGTTTATCATTCTTGCTGCATCAAGCTTGCTGTGCCCAAATGAACTTTTTATCCCTCTTAATAACAGTGTTATTTGTTACAAATAGTGCTTTTGGCTTGGTTTGTTTGTTGGCTATAGGTGTGCAGTTGTGGCAGCTAATCCCACAATGTGGGAATCGGAAGGCACATAAGGATTTCTTGGctttttttgtgcagaaaatgtcagaaatacgTGTTCTATAAAATGTTACTGCATTCATGGACTTACTTGCTGAAACTGAGAAGTTTTAGCTGGAGCTCTTAAATCACCTACTAAAGAGGCAGTGACAGAGGTTTTAGGGATGTTCCGGAACTGATACCAGCATTGGATA is a window encoding:
- the rcbtb2 gene encoding RCC1 and BTB domain-containing protein 2, with translation MLDVGKWPVFALLPPEELRLIRQACVFGSAANEALYVTVDDEVFALGTNCSGCLGLGDLQSTIEPRRIDVLCGKKIVSLSYGTGPHVVIATADGEVFAWGHNGYSQLGNGTTNHGLTPALVSTNLLSKRVTEVACGSHHTIALTTDGEVYAWGYNNSGQVGSGSTANQPTPRRVSSCLQNKVVVNIACGQLCSMAVLDNGEVYGWGYNCNGQLGLGNNGNQQTPCRIAALQGVNIIQVACGYAHTLALTDEGFIYAWGANSYGQLGTGSKSNQALPTLINTDKDRMVEVAACHTSHTSASKTQSGQILMWGQCRGQAVASPYLTHFSSTDDVFACFATPAVTWHLLSVDGDDYLTVAQSLKKEFDSPEISDLKFLVDGKCIHVHKALLKIRCEHFRALLNETDEDAIEIHQFSYLVYKAFLEYLYTDTINLPPEDAIGLLDLATFYRETRLKRLCQETIKRGISEENAITLLSAAVKYEARDLEEFCFKFCVNHLTAVTQTQAFADMDHDLLKNFISKASRYGAFKN